Proteins from a single region of Desulfobacterales bacterium:
- a CDS encoding UTP--glucose-1-phosphate uridylyltransferase, whose product MPVADAVPNYLTECIEKMKAEGLSDRIINTFSFYYLQVVNGADGLLYEKDIEPLHIDEIEEDDCLAGCKEVGAQVMPRTVRIVLNGGLGTTMGLTRAKSLIHAKEGLSFLEILLAQADLGHTALCFMNSFSTHEDTCAEIMRIKPARKPRTFLQHKFPKISQKDFRPAKWPLDTRLEWNPPGHGDVYISLYSSGLLQQLLDEGIEYAFISNSDNLGAALNLRMLGYFSQHEVPFMLEVARRKPSDAKGGHLARHRNGRMILRETAQCPPTEKSLFQDINRYRFFNTNNIWINLSFLKTLIEKEGIVPLPLILNSKPLDPRDETSPPVYQVETAMGSAIFLFEGATAVCVPRSRFLPVKSCNDLLAIRSDRYLLTSEKSLVQNPNVQTESIQIDLDPRFFGRIDDFNRRLGRGTPSLLACDALSITGDVSFGKNVTIIGTVAINNPGPTPFVIPDDTILENELIQ is encoded by the coding sequence ATGCCTGTTGCAGATGCTGTCCCGAATTATCTAACCGAATGTATTGAAAAAATGAAGGCGGAAGGCCTTTCGGACCGAATCATCAACACCTTCTCCTTTTATTACCTGCAAGTGGTCAACGGCGCCGACGGTTTGTTGTATGAAAAAGATATTGAGCCCTTACACATTGATGAAATTGAGGAAGATGATTGCCTGGCGGGATGCAAAGAGGTGGGGGCACAGGTCATGCCACGGACTGTTCGTATTGTTTTAAACGGTGGTCTGGGAACCACCATGGGGTTAACCCGCGCCAAGTCCCTGATTCATGCCAAAGAGGGGCTTTCTTTTCTGGAAATTTTGCTGGCGCAGGCAGATCTCGGTCATACCGCGCTTTGTTTTATGAACAGCTTCAGCACCCATGAAGATACATGCGCGGAAATCATGCGGATAAAGCCGGCCCGAAAACCGCGGACGTTTCTTCAACACAAATTTCCGAAAATTTCACAAAAAGATTTTCGACCGGCCAAATGGCCGCTGGATACCAGGCTGGAATGGAACCCTCCCGGGCACGGGGATGTCTATATCAGCCTTTACTCGTCCGGATTACTGCAGCAACTACTGGATGAGGGCATTGAATATGCGTTTATTTCCAACTCGGATAATCTGGGGGCCGCCCTTAATCTTAGAATGTTGGGGTACTTCTCTCAACATGAGGTGCCGTTCATGCTCGAAGTGGCCCGTCGAAAACCGTCCGACGCAAAGGGGGGACATCTAGCCCGCCACCGGAACGGGCGAATGATTTTACGCGAAACCGCCCAGTGCCCGCCCACGGAAAAATCATTATTTCAAGATATTAACCGGTATCGATTTTTTAATACCAACAACATCTGGATCAATTTGTCCTTTTTAAAGACGCTGATTGAAAAAGAGGGGATCGTTCCTTTGCCGCTCATTTTAAATTCAAAGCCCCTTGATCCCCGGGATGAGACCAGCCCGCCTGTATATCAGGTGGAAACGGCTATGGGGTCGGCGATCTTTCTTTTTGAAGGCGCTACAGCGGTCTGCGTACCCAGATCCCGCTTTCTGCCGGTGAAATCCTGTAATGATTTACTCGCCATTCGTTCAGATCGCTATTTGCTCACATCGGAAAAAAGCCTGGTCCAAAATCCAAACGTGCAAACCGAGTCGATTCAAATTGACCTCGATCCCCGTTTTTTCGGTCGAATCGACGACTTTAACCGACGGCTCGGTCGGGGCACGCCGTCGCTGCTCGCGTGTGATGCCCTGAGCATCACCGGCGATGTTTCATTCGGCAAGAATGTCACCATTATCGGAACGGTTGCCATAAATAATCCCGGTCCGACTCCGTTTGTTATTCCGGATGACACCATTCTGGAAAACGAGTTGATTCAATAG
- a CDS encoding SPFH domain-containing protein, giving the protein MNSNHLVFLENIEWLDDSGRTLVQRFPEKGSGEIKYGAQLTVRESQSAVFFYQGKAMGVFGRGRHTLKTANIPILTKIASLPWAMSSPLRAEVYFVNLKVFTNYTWGTRDPVAFKDSQLGLIRLRAFGLFNFQVFQPVLFINTMVGTQGLFTTDAVEEYLSRVILSRFNDFMGEKIDSILNLPARYDELSEGLQQRLSEDFVHFGLRLTHLYINAVTPPPDVQKAIDDRSRMGVFQDMDKLMKMKAAMAMEKASETEGGGMGMAMGFMMPAMFSRYFEGTTTPDAAAGFHCPECNHSVPGDAKFCPACGHQIVVFRQCPRCGKNLTPTARFCSRCGHSAEEKLPPKHCVHCSAELLPNTVYCGQCGEKN; this is encoded by the coding sequence ATGAATAGTAACCACCTTGTGTTTCTTGAGAATATCGAATGGCTGGATGACTCGGGCCGCACCCTGGTTCAACGGTTTCCGGAAAAAGGCTCTGGGGAGATTAAGTATGGCGCGCAGTTAACCGTTCGGGAAAGCCAATCAGCCGTTTTTTTCTATCAGGGCAAAGCGATGGGCGTGTTTGGACGGGGCCGGCATACGCTTAAAACAGCCAATATTCCCATATTGACCAAAATAGCCAGTCTTCCCTGGGCCATGAGCAGCCCCTTGCGGGCAGAAGTGTATTTCGTAAACTTGAAGGTGTTCACCAATTACACCTGGGGAACCAGGGATCCGGTCGCTTTCAAGGATTCGCAGCTGGGACTGATACGGCTCCGCGCCTTTGGTTTGTTTAACTTTCAGGTGTTTCAACCCGTTTTGTTTATCAACACCATGGTGGGAACCCAAGGTCTCTTTACCACGGATGCCGTCGAGGAATATCTAAGCCGGGTTATTCTTTCACGGTTTAACGATTTTATGGGAGAAAAAATCGACTCCATTTTGAACCTGCCGGCCCGGTATGATGAACTTTCAGAAGGCCTTCAACAACGCCTATCCGAAGATTTTGTCCATTTCGGCCTTCGATTGACGCACCTCTACATCAATGCTGTCACGCCGCCACCGGACGTGCAAAAAGCCATTGACGACCGCAGCCGTATGGGCGTCTTTCAGGACATGGACAAGCTGATGAAGATGAAAGCCGCCATGGCGATGGAAAAGGCGTCCGAAACCGAGGGCGGCGGCATGGGAATGGCCATGGGGTTTATGATGCCCGCCATGTTCAGCCGGTATTTCGAAGGGACTACGACACCGGACGCCGCCGCGGGTTTTCACTGTCCCGAATGCAACCATTCGGTGCCCGGGGACGCCAAGTTCTGCCCCGCCTGTGGGCATCAGATTGTGGTGTTCCGGCAATGTCCGAGATGCGGTAAAAATCTCACCCCCACGGCCCGGTTCTGTTCCCGTTGCGGTCATTCGGCAGAAGAAAAATTGCCCCCGAAACATTGCGTGCATTGCAGCGCCGAACTCTTGCCTAACACGGTTTATTGCGGTCAGTGCGGAGAGAAGAATTAG
- a CDS encoding DUF4124 domain-containing protein, with product MKTVFFLMLSGWLWVAFPAAAEMYRYVDDNGVMHYTNDLTTVPENKRLEVMEQNEYQYAAPADNSAQPTTESDYQQREAEDAIQKEQIARKKELKKRKDALEKEYQRLLTQKQAIDDDEGFQSRRNKRKYKNRPYIKALIEKEQTIHTRMVEIEAEIKRLELQP from the coding sequence ATGAAGACCGTATTTTTTCTCATGTTAAGCGGATGGTTATGGGTGGCGTTTCCTGCGGCTGCTGAAATGTACCGATATGTTGATGATAACGGAGTGATGCATTACACCAATGATCTGACAACGGTTCCGGAAAACAAGCGTTTGGAGGTCATGGAACAAAACGAATATCAATATGCCGCTCCGGCGGATAACAGTGCCCAACCCACAACAGAATCTGATTATCAGCAACGGGAAGCCGAGGATGCAATTCAAAAAGAGCAAATTGCTCGGAAAAAGGAACTCAAAAAAAGAAAAGACGCGCTTGAAAAGGAATATCAGAGGTTATTAACGCAAAAGCAGGCGATAGATGACGATGAAGGGTTTCAGTCAAGAAGAAATAAAAGAAAATATAAAAACCGCCCTTACATAAAGGCGTTGATAGAAAAGGAACAAACGATTCACACCCGAATGGTTGAGATAGAAGCGGAAATTAAACGTCTTGAATTGCAGCCTTAG
- a CDS encoding 16S rRNA (uracil(1498)-N(3))-methyltransferase: protein MRRFFIDPTTAEGDTACLSETDSRHIRSVLRLKPGAPIILFDGAGKEYTARVTDIAQDRVSVSILDRRSCASESPVHITIAQAFLKEKKMDTLIRSLTELGINRVIPYFAHRSVPRPEGHRIDARAERWQKIIRESLKQCRRSHAPEMIAAASYEEVIRLSAPCALKIAFWEKAVDPVPTSIFSPDPERGKQIFILLGPEGGLTEKEIETATAAGFVTATLGPRILRAETAALVACSLMQYIFGDLGGQPWRPA, encoded by the coding sequence ATGCGACGCTTTTTCATTGATCCCACTACCGCCGAGGGCGATACCGCATGCTTGTCGGAGACCGATTCAAGGCATATTCGCTCTGTTTTGCGCCTTAAACCGGGTGCGCCCATTATTCTTTTTGATGGTGCGGGCAAAGAGTACACCGCCCGCGTGACGGACATCGCTCAAGATCGCGTCTCCGTCTCAATTCTCGATCGCAGATCCTGTGCTTCGGAATCCCCCGTCCATATCACCATCGCGCAGGCCTTTTTAAAAGAGAAAAAAATGGATACCCTGATCCGGTCACTAACGGAGCTCGGCATCAACCGAGTGATTCCGTATTTTGCCCATCGATCCGTCCCGCGACCGGAAGGTCACAGGATAGATGCCCGGGCCGAACGGTGGCAAAAAATAATTCGGGAGTCTTTAAAGCAATGCCGCCGAAGTCATGCGCCGGAAATGATCGCAGCGGCTTCTTATGAAGAAGTGATCAGGCTGAGTGCGCCATGCGCACTAAAAATCGCTTTCTGGGAAAAAGCGGTTGACCCCGTACCGACGTCAATATTCAGTCCGGATCCCGAGCGGGGAAAACAGATCTTTATTTTACTCGGGCCGGAGGGTGGCCTGACTGAAAAAGAGATAGAAACCGCAACCGCCGCCGGGTTTGTGACCGCCACGCTGGGCCCCCGCATCTTGCGGGCTGAAACAGCCGCCCTGGTTGCATGCAGCCTGATGCAATATATCTTCGGCGATTTGGGCGGACAACCGTGGCGACCGGCATAA
- a CDS encoding valine--tRNA ligase produces MSSDSLDKGYEPHAVEKKWYAFWQQEGLFSAQESSDRKAYSIVIPPPNVTGVLHMGHALNNTLQDILCRYRRLRGDNVLWMPGTDHAGIATQNVVEKQLAAEGWTRNDLGREKFIEAVWQWREKSGSAIIHQLKRMGASCDWDRERFTMDEGLSRAVRKVFVQLYEEGLIYRGNYIINWCPRCHTALSDLEVEHEELDGNMYHIRYPFADKSGSITVATTRPETMLGDTAVAVHPEDERYVNLSTDSVMLPLMNRKIPIIKDAYVDRSVGTGGLKVTPAHDPNDFEIGQRHDLPHIKVIGDDGRMTEDAGIFQGLDRFECRKAVLAALKEIGLLEKIESIRHGVGHCYRCKSIIEPNLSRQWFVKAKPLAEKAIAAVKNGETKIIPSLWEATYFDWLNNIRDWCISRQIWWGHQIPAWTCEACGEMVVAMTAPTTCPGCGAADPVQEADVLDTWFSSALWPFSTMGWPDETELLKTFYPTSVLVTGFDILFFWVARMMMMGLHFMKAVPFKDVYVHALVRDEEGKKMSKSKGNVIDPLEIIDEFGTDAFRFTLAAFAAQGRDVKMSKRRVEGYQHFINKLWNAARFSMMHEVEASIADDADRRSVPDRWILSRLRHVTETVTNALDTYRFNDAAGALYQFAWHEFCDWYLEAIKPVLYNPESPEDRRATIGVLRLVLQETLVLLHPFIPFVTEEIWHKLLPNAGSIMTAAYPLAAADLNGIVRNADAEAKMNQLIQLITGVRNIRGEMNLPPSQALDVQVQSSNAGVRETLSQFESLAKGLARLKSLSVTIAGKRPPASATAVTDDATIYVPLSGILDVDLEIERLAKEIKKLDGELGGLTQKLSNQGFLGKAPPEVVEKVKEKHALLTEKRIKLQANLARIKEIV; encoded by the coding sequence ATGAGTAGTGATTCTTTGGACAAAGGGTATGAACCCCATGCGGTGGAGAAAAAATGGTACGCTTTTTGGCAACAGGAAGGCCTTTTTTCTGCCCAAGAAAGCAGTGACCGGAAAGCCTATTCCATTGTCATACCACCGCCCAATGTCACGGGCGTGTTGCACATGGGACATGCGCTGAATAATACGTTGCAGGATATTCTGTGCCGGTATCGTCGTCTTCGGGGTGATAATGTGTTGTGGATGCCCGGAACGGATCATGCCGGTATCGCAACCCAAAACGTCGTGGAAAAACAACTGGCGGCGGAGGGCTGGACCCGAAACGATCTGGGAAGAGAAAAATTCATTGAAGCGGTTTGGCAATGGCGGGAAAAATCCGGCAGTGCCATCATTCATCAGCTAAAACGGATGGGTGCGTCCTGTGACTGGGACCGCGAGCGGTTTACCATGGACGAGGGGCTCTCCCGCGCGGTTCGAAAAGTATTTGTTCAACTTTATGAAGAAGGACTCATCTATCGCGGCAATTATATCATCAACTGGTGCCCGCGATGCCATACGGCCTTGTCGGATCTGGAAGTAGAGCATGAAGAGCTGGACGGCAATATGTATCATATCCGGTACCCGTTTGCCGACAAATCCGGCAGCATTACGGTGGCCACGACGCGACCGGAAACCATGCTGGGAGATACGGCCGTGGCCGTTCACCCCGAAGATGAGCGGTATGTGAACCTTTCGACCGATTCGGTGATGTTGCCGCTGATGAACCGGAAAATTCCGATTATAAAGGATGCCTACGTGGACCGCTCGGTTGGCACCGGTGGGCTCAAGGTAACCCCCGCACATGATCCCAATGACTTTGAAATCGGCCAACGCCACGACCTGCCCCATATTAAGGTGATCGGGGATGACGGCCGCATGACGGAAGATGCCGGCATTTTTCAGGGACTGGACCGGTTTGAGTGCCGGAAAGCCGTACTGGCCGCGCTGAAAGAAATCGGTCTGTTAGAAAAAATCGAGTCCATTCGTCACGGCGTGGGGCATTGCTATCGCTGTAAATCCATCATTGAGCCGAATCTGTCCAGGCAGTGGTTTGTAAAAGCCAAGCCGCTGGCTGAAAAAGCCATTGCCGCGGTGAAAAATGGCGAGACGAAAATCATTCCGAGCCTCTGGGAAGCCACCTATTTTGACTGGCTCAACAATATTCGGGATTGGTGCATTTCCCGCCAGATATGGTGGGGCCATCAGATTCCGGCCTGGACGTGCGAGGCCTGCGGAGAGATGGTGGTTGCCATGACCGCGCCGACGACTTGCCCGGGTTGCGGCGCCGCTGATCCGGTGCAGGAAGCCGATGTGCTGGACACCTGGTTCAGCTCCGCGCTGTGGCCCTTTTCCACCATGGGCTGGCCGGATGAAACCGAACTGCTCAAGACCTTCTATCCCACTTCGGTGCTGGTGACCGGATTTGACATCCTTTTTTTCTGGGTGGCCCGTATGATGATGATGGGGCTTCACTTCATGAAAGCGGTTCCCTTCAAGGACGTATACGTGCATGCCCTGGTGCGGGATGAAGAAGGCAAAAAGATGAGTAAATCCAAGGGCAATGTGATTGATCCCCTGGAGATAATCGATGAATTCGGAACGGATGCTTTTCGGTTCACGCTGGCGGCCTTTGCCGCGCAGGGCCGGGATGTCAAAATGTCCAAACGCCGGGTGGAAGGGTATCAGCACTTTATCAATAAACTCTGGAATGCGGCGCGCTTTTCCATGATGCACGAAGTGGAGGCATCGATTGCCGACGATGCCGACCGAAGATCCGTTCCGGACCGCTGGATTTTATCCCGGCTGCGCCATGTGACCGAGACGGTAACCAACGCGTTGGATACCTACCGCTTTAACGATGCGGCCGGCGCTCTGTACCAGTTTGCCTGGCATGAATTCTGCGACTGGTACTTGGAAGCCATCAAACCGGTGCTCTATAACCCGGAAAGTCCCGAAGACCGCCGTGCCACCATCGGCGTGCTCCGTCTGGTGCTTCAGGAAACACTGGTGCTGCTGCATCCCTTTATTCCCTTCGTGACCGAAGAGATTTGGCACAAGCTTCTGCCGAATGCGGGCTCCATCATGACCGCCGCTTACCCGCTGGCAGCGGCGGATTTAAACGGCATTGTCCGGAATGCGGATGCGGAAGCAAAAATGAATCAGCTCATTCAACTCATTACCGGGGTGCGAAATATTCGCGGCGAGATGAACTTGCCGCCGTCCCAGGCTTTGGACGTGCAGGTTCAGTCTTCGAATGCGGGTGTTCGGGAAACCCTTTCGCAGTTTGAGTCTCTTGCCAAGGGGCTTGCCCGATTAAAGTCGCTTTCCGTCACGATAGCAGGCAAGCGTCCGCCCGCCTCGGCCACTGCCGTTACGGATGATGCGACGATTTATGTGCCCCTATCCGGTATTTTGGATGTGGACCTGGAAATCGAGCGACTCGCTAAAGAGATTAAGAAGCTCGATGGCGAGCTTGGCGGCCTTACCCAAAAACTGTCCAACCAGGGGTTTTTGGGCAAAGCGCCGCCGGAGGTGGTTGAAAAAGTAAAGGAAAAGCATGCGCTGTTAACCGAAAAGCGAATCAAGCTTCAAGCGAACCTGGCCAGAATTAAGGAAATCGTATGA
- the nadC gene encoding carboxylating nicotinate-nucleotide diphosphorylase — MSLWTPAIDHLIEAALTEDIGHGDITTENLISPEMTGEGQIVAKEPCVLAGLEIANRVFTRLDDAIKISSSYRDGDPIHIGDVVLTARGSLQGLLIGERSALNFLQRLSGIATLTRTFADRLSGRKTRVVDTRKTTPGWRVLEKYAVRMGGGENHRTGLYDGVLIKDNHIAVCGGIGPAVKAARQRISHLVKIEVEASNLTEVQDALTAGADVIMLDNMVLPEIKEAVTLIQGRALVEASGNVTIDSLIPLADAGVDIISVGALTHSAKSVDLSMRIKAKDPGVNSR; from the coding sequence ATGAGCCTCTGGACACCGGCGATCGATCACCTGATCGAAGCTGCATTGACTGAAGACATCGGCCACGGCGATATCACGACGGAAAACCTGATCTCACCGGAAATGACGGGGGAAGGGCAAATCGTTGCCAAAGAACCGTGCGTGCTGGCCGGTCTGGAAATCGCGAACCGCGTGTTTACCCGGCTGGATGATGCCATCAAAATTTCCTCCTCGTATCGGGACGGCGACCCAATCCATATCGGCGATGTCGTATTAACGGCCAGGGGAAGTTTGCAAGGGTTATTAATTGGTGAGAGAAGCGCCCTTAATTTTTTGCAGCGCTTATCCGGCATCGCCACGCTTACGCGGACGTTCGCGGACCGGCTTTCGGGGCGAAAAACCCGTGTCGTGGACACGCGGAAAACCACCCCCGGATGGCGTGTCCTTGAAAAGTATGCCGTGCGCATGGGCGGTGGGGAGAATCACCGAACGGGGTTATACGACGGCGTATTAATCAAGGACAATCATATTGCCGTATGTGGCGGTATCGGCCCGGCGGTAAAGGCGGCCCGGCAGCGGATTTCCCATCTGGTGAAAATCGAGGTGGAGGCAAGCAATCTCACGGAAGTTCAGGATGCCTTAACTGCCGGCGCGGATGTCATCATGCTGGACAACATGGTGCTGCCGGAAATAAAAGAAGCCGTCACGTTAATTCAGGGGCGCGCCTTGGTGGAAGCGTCCGGCAATGTAACCATCGATTCATTGATACCGCTGGCGGATGCCGGGGTCGATATCATCTCCGTGGGCGCACTGACCCACTCGGCCAAAAGCGTTGATTTAAGTATGCGCATCAAGGCCAAGGACCCCGGGGTAAACAGCCGATGA
- a CDS encoding rhomboid family intramembrane serine protease, giving the protein MIPIRDTIPSKTYPVVNTALIGINVLIFLFQPSQSPGLDRFAYLYGLVPARYTLPQLSDYFTFGQQAISLVSFMFLHGGFFHLLGNMWSLYIFGDNIEDRLGPLRYLMFYLLCGLFSGFAHFMFNPSSNIPIIGASGAIAGVMGAYILLYPGARILTLIPILIFPWFVEIPAVFFLGFWFLMQFINAAGSAGNAGGIAWWAHVGGFVFGMLFIKLFLQVPVSGLGDAFRRAAARKTSDRLQVIRPTAGGEEAANLYGTLRITHYEAMAGTQKLINIPTGHSRRLFRVSIPEGTRNGAILRLKGLGKQLPNGIRGDFYLNIVVETILPSR; this is encoded by the coding sequence ATGATACCGATTCGCGATACGATCCCTTCTAAAACGTATCCCGTGGTCAATACGGCCCTGATCGGTATCAACGTGCTGATTTTTTTGTTTCAACCGTCCCAAAGCCCGGGACTGGATCGCTTTGCCTACCTTTACGGCCTCGTGCCCGCCCGGTATACCCTTCCGCAACTTTCCGATTATTTTACCTTTGGGCAGCAGGCGATTTCGCTGGTTTCCTTCATGTTTCTTCATGGCGGGTTTTTTCATCTGCTGGGCAATATGTGGTCACTCTATATTTTCGGAGACAATATCGAGGATCGCTTGGGCCCATTGCGGTACCTGATGTTTTATCTTTTGTGCGGCCTTTTTTCGGGGTTCGCGCATTTTATGTTCAATCCGTCTTCCAATATTCCCATCATCGGGGCCAGCGGCGCGATCGCCGGCGTGATGGGCGCCTATATTCTGCTTTATCCGGGCGCGCGGATTTTAACGCTTATTCCCATTTTGATTTTTCCCTGGTTCGTTGAGATACCGGCCGTTTTCTTTCTCGGTTTCTGGTTTCTCATGCAGTTCATTAACGCGGCGGGCAGCGCCGGCAACGCGGGCGGCATTGCCTGGTGGGCGCATGTGGGCGGATTTGTTTTCGGCATGCTGTTTATAAAACTGTTTTTGCAGGTGCCGGTCTCCGGTCTCGGGGATGCGTTTCGCAGGGCTGCGGCACGAAAGACCAGCGATCGGCTTCAGGTGATCCGGCCTACTGCCGGAGGAGAAGAAGCGGCGAACCTTTACGGCACTCTTCGCATTACCCATTACGAGGCCATGGCCGGCACGCAAAAGCTCATCAATATTCCCACTGGGCATTCCCGCCGCCTTTTCAGGGTAAGCATACCGGAAGGCACGCGGAACGGCGCGATACTGCGGTTAAAAGGCCTCGGCAAGCAATTGCCCAACGGTATTCGTGGGGACTTTTATCTTAACATCGTGGTGGAAACCATTCTGCCTTCCCGATAA
- a CDS encoding 3-oxoacyl-ACP reductase family protein, protein MKRLKNRVAIVTGCAGGIGQSFCVGMAKEGAKVVATDLLSTDETVEKVKSAGGDILALQVDVTSEDSTLKMARQVMNHFGRIDILVNNAGIYPVSPFQDIRFENWKKVTSVNLDGVFLCTKAVYPHMMAQNYGRIVNISSVSVFLGSPSLTPYVTTKAGIIGFTRALASEAGEYGITVNAIAPGLTATKTMLEGSLGAILDKTIKMQALKRRLEPDDLLGALLFLVTDGGDFVTGQTLAVDGGLTRH, encoded by the coding sequence ATGAAAAGATTAAAAAACCGCGTGGCTATCGTGACCGGTTGTGCCGGGGGCATTGGGCAATCCTTTTGCGTGGGGATGGCAAAAGAAGGCGCCAAAGTGGTCGCGACGGATCTGCTGAGTACGGATGAAACGGTTGAAAAAGTCAAATCGGCCGGCGGTGACATCTTGGCCCTACAGGTGGATGTCACCAGCGAAGACTCGACCCTGAAGATGGCTCGGCAAGTAATGAATCATTTCGGTCGGATCGATATTTTGGTCAATAATGCGGGTATTTATCCGGTGTCACCGTTCCAGGATATTCGCTTTGAGAACTGGAAAAAAGTGACGAGTGTCAACCTGGATGGCGTTTTTCTCTGTACCAAGGCGGTATATCCCCACATGATGGCCCAAAATTACGGCAGAATCGTTAACATATCATCTGTATCTGTCTTTTTAGGTTCCCCCTCGCTCACCCCTTATGTCACTACGAAAGCAGGTATCATCGGATTCACCCGGGCGCTGGCCTCAGAGGCCGGTGAATACGGGATTACGGTCAATGCCATTGCGCCGGGCTTGACCGCAACCAAAACCATGCTGGAAGGCTCACTTGGCGCCATTCTTGATAAAACCATCAAAATGCAGGCACTGAAACGCCGTTTGGAGCCGGACGATTTGCTCGGCGCCCTGCTGTTTCTTGTTACCGATGGCGGCGATTTTGTCACCGGCCAGACGCTTGCTGTAGACGGCGGGTTGACGCGACATTAA
- a CDS encoding nicotinate phosphoribosyltransferase, producing MIDFTGTYTDQYQLAMAQVYFLKARHNRTAVFDYFFRKIPFKGGYAVFAGLEDLLEILETLHFDETDMAFLRQKGMDTTFLDYLEKFRFTGTINSSREGDLVFPTRPVLSVEAEIIQAQIIETLLLNVLNFQTLIATKASRMRIAAGDRALIDFGLRRAHGLGGYHASRAAIIGGFNATSNVRAGRDYNIAVSGTMAHSFIQSYDAELTAFRHFAASRADDCVLLVDTYDTLASGVPNAIIVGLEMKQQGRQLKGIRLDSGDLAYLSKKARRMLDDAGLDDVKIAASNQLDEYLIKSLLDQKAPIDLFGVGTSLVTGQPDAALDGVYKLAYADAKPRIKLSESIEKITLPHRKQVFRLRTGTDLLGADVVALLEETEIAHMHHPFDPLKSLAIGAYPKESLLHKVMEKGRRIAPPRSVHEIARYSQNRLDELPDEYKRFENPHIYKIGISDGLKKERDRLIAEHKRTNFEEDMR from the coding sequence ATGATTGACTTTACAGGCACCTACACCGACCAGTATCAGCTCGCCATGGCCCAGGTTTATTTTCTGAAAGCGCGCCATAACCGCACGGCGGTTTTTGATTATTTTTTCAGGAAAATACCGTTTAAAGGCGGTTACGCGGTTTTCGCCGGGCTGGAAGACCTGCTTGAAATCCTTGAAACCCTTCATTTCGATGAGACAGATATGGCGTTTCTGCGACAAAAGGGCATGGATACGACGTTTCTAGACTATCTTGAGAAGTTCCGATTCACCGGAACCATTAACAGCTCACGCGAGGGAGACTTGGTTTTTCCTACCCGGCCGGTGCTGAGCGTGGAGGCCGAGATCATTCAGGCCCAGATCATTGAAACCCTTCTTCTCAATGTTCTCAACTTTCAGACATTGATCGCCACTAAGGCAAGCCGAATGCGCATCGCAGCCGGAGACCGCGCGCTCATTGATTTTGGGCTGCGAAGAGCCCACGGCTTGGGCGGTTATCACGCAAGCCGAGCCGCAATCATCGGCGGCTTCAACGCTACCAGCAACGTCCGGGCCGGACGGGATTACAACATCGCCGTATCCGGCACCATGGCCCATTCCTTTATTCAGAGTTATGATGCCGAACTGACCGCCTTCCGTCATTTTGCTGCATCCCGGGCCGATGATTGCGTGCTCCTTGTCGACACTTACGACACCTTGGCCAGCGGGGTTCCCAATGCCATTATTGTGGGCCTCGAAATGAAACAGCAGGGCCGACAGCTTAAGGGCATCCGCCTGGACAGCGGCGATCTGGCCTATCTTTCCAAGAAAGCCCGGCGTATGCTCGACGATGCCGGACTTGATGATGTGAAAATTGCGGCATCCAACCAGCTCGATGAATACCTGATCAAAAGCCTTCTGGATCAGAAAGCGCCTATCGACCTTTTCGGCGTTGGTACCAGCTTGGTGACCGGTCAGCCGGACGCCGCTTTGGACGGGGTTTATAAATTGGCTTACGCTGATGCCAAGCCCCGCATAAAATTATCGGAATCGATTGAAAAAATCACCCTGCCGCACCGAAAGCAGGTTTTCCGGCTTCGCACCGGCACGGATCTGTTGGGGGCAGACGTGGTGGCGCTTTTGGAAGAAACGGAAATTGCCCACATGCATCATCCCTTTGATCCCTTGAAATCGCTTGCTATCGGCGCATACCCAAAGGAGTCGCTGCTGCATAAGGTCATGGAAAAAGGACGTCGGATAGCCCCGCCCCGATCCGTGCACGAAATTGCCCGGTATTCGCAAAACCGGCTCGATGAACTGCCTGATGAGTACAAACGCTTTGAAAACCCCCATATCTACAAGATCGGTATCAGCGACGGGCTCAAAAAGGAACGGGACCGCCTGATCGCCGAGCACAAGAGAACGAATTTCGAGGAGGATATGCGATGA